A genomic region of Homalodisca vitripennis isolate AUS2020 chromosome 5, UT_GWSS_2.1, whole genome shotgun sequence contains the following coding sequences:
- the LOC124363898 gene encoding probable G-protein coupled receptor CG31760, with amino-acid sequence MVAFHLFLFPRAGPDIKYLLGFVRTQLSTSVTVALVFGPKVLRVLRGQGDQWDNRARARGVTASFSLNGIGLVPDEAPDLFQENEELKEEIQKLAGQMEFMKIVHMEMNNRHLKMKPGGYFSVTNTSVVLQSPVSKPSAGFVLGKSFSTTEEPDERV; translated from the exons ATGGTAGCCTTCCA TTTATTTCTATTCCCAAGGGCAGGCCCTGACATCAAATATCTCCTTGGGTTTGTCAGAACTCAGCTCAGCACTTCTGTCACAGTTGCCCTTGTCTTTGGCCCGAAG GTTTTGAGGGTACTCAGGGGCCAGGGTGACCAGTGGGACAACAGGGCGAGGGCGAGGGGCGTCACAGCCTCCTTCTCTCTCAACGGCATTGGTCTTGTTCCTGATGAGGCTCCTGACCTATTTCAAGAAAATGAGGAACTCAAG GAAGAAATTCAAAAACTGGCTGGTCAGATGGAGTTTATGAAAATAGTGCATATGGAAATGAACAATCGGCACTTGAAAATGAAACCTGGAGGTTACTTTAGTGTTACTAACACTTCCGTGGTTCTGCAGAGTCCGGTGAGCAAGCCTTCGGCAGGGTTTGTCTTAGGGAAAAGTTTCAGTACCACGGAGGAACCCGATGAGCGGGTATGA